The DNA window GAGCGTGCCGGCGAGCCGCGCGGCGAGCTCGGGGTCGAACTCGACGACGCCCGACCACGACTCCTCGATCAGCTCCGCCGCACATCCGGAATCGGCGACGGCCTCCTGCACGCGGGCGCCGATGTCCGCGACGAGGGCGCGCGTCTCGGTGTCGGTGGCCGCGCGGGCGTCCACCCAGGCGTCGACCTCCGAGGCGATGACGTTGGTACCGCCGGGCACGATGCGCATGCGGCCCACGGTGGCGCGGGCGTCGTCCGTCGCGAGGGCGGCCTGCTCGACCGCGAGGATCGCGCGGGCTGCGGCGACCACCGGATCACGGCGCTCGCGCATGCCCGTGGCGCCGGCGTGGTTGCCCTGGCCGCTCACGCGGAGCCGCCACCGGCCGTGGGCGAGGATCGACGACGCGACGGCCGTGGGCGAGTCCAGGTCGATGAGGCCGCGCCCCTGTTCCACGTGCAGCTCGATGAAGAGTCCGATGCGGGCGAGGGCCTCGTCGTCGCGGCCGAGGTGCTCGGGGGCGAGCCCGGCTGCGGCTGCGGCCTCGGCCACCGTGATCCCGTCGGCGTCCGTCAGCGCCCGGGCGGCGTCCGCGGTGATCGCCCCGGACAGGAGCCGGGATCCGAGGCAGGCGACCCCGAACCGCGACCCCTCCTCCTCGGCGAACACCACGACGGCGACGGGACGGGACGGCTGGAAGCCGGTGGCCTGCAGGCGTGCCACGGCGTCCAGGGCGGAGACGACGCCGAGCGGCCCGTCGAAGGCGCCGCCGCCCGGGACGGAGTCGAGGTGGCTGCCGGTGACGACCGCGTCAGGCCCCGGCGTGCCCCACCACGCCCAGAGGTTGCCGTTCCGGTCCGTCTCGACGTCCAGACCGAGCCGGGCGGCGCGGGCCGTGAACCACTCGCGCAGCTCGAACTCGGCCGGTGTCCAGACGTGCCGGGAGTACCCACCGCGTGCCGGGTCGACCCCGACACCGGCGATCTCGTCGAGTCCCGCCAGGCGGCCGTGGGCGAGCAGGCCGTCGGTCACTCGCCCTCCCACATCGGCACCCGCAGGCCGCGTTCGCGGGCGACCTCTGCCGCCCGCTCGTAGCCGGCGTCGACGTGCCGCATGACGCCGGTGCCCGGGTCGTTCACCAGCACGCGCGCGATCTTCTCGGCGGCGAGCGGCGTCCCGTCGGCGACGATCACCTGACCGGCGTGGATGGAGCGGCCGATGCCGACGCCGCCGCCGTGGTGGATCGACACCCAGGTCGCGCCGGACGCCGTGTTGAGCAGGGCGTTGAGCAGCGGCCAGTCGGCGATGGCGTCCGAACCGTCGGCCATCGCCTCCGTCTCCCGGTAGGGCGAGGCGACGGAACCGGAGTCGAGGTGGTCGCGGCCGATGACGACGGGCGCGCTCAGTTCACCCGAGGCGACCATCTCGTTGAACTTCAGGCCGGCGAGGTGGCGCTCCTGGTAGCCGAGCCAGCAGATGCGTGCCGGCAGACCCTCGAAGGCGATCTTCTCGCCGGCGGAGGTGATCCAGCGGCGCAGCTTCTCGTCCTCGGGGAACAGCTCGAGGATGGCGCGGTCGGTCGCGGCGATGTCGGCCGGGTCGCCGGAGAGCGCGGCCCAGCGGAAGGGCCCCTTGCCCTCGGCGAAGAGGGGCCGGATGTACGCCGGGACGAAGCCGGGGAAGTCGAAGGCGCGCGCGTAGCCGCCGAGCTTCGCCTCCGCGCGGATCGAGTTGCCGTAGTCGAAGACCTCGGCACCGGCGTCCTGGAAGCCGACCATCGCCTCGACCTGCTTCGCCATGGCGAGGCGCGACCGGGTCGTGAAGTCGGCGGCGTCGGTGGTGGACTCGCTCTGCCAATCGGCGAGCGCCGTGTCCTCCGGGAGGTAGGCGAGCGGGTCGTGCGCGCTCGTCTGGTCGGTGACGATGTCGATCGCGACACCGCGCCGCAGCAGTTCGGGGAAGACGGTCGCCGCGTTGCCGACGAGGCCGACGGACAGCGCACGGCGTTCGGCCTTGGCGGCGAGCACCCGGGCGACGGCGTCGTCAAGGTCGTCGGTCATCTCGTCGAGGTAGCGGTGTTCGACGCGACGCTGCAACCGGGACGGGTCGACGTCGACGATGAGGACGACGCCCTCGTTCAGGGTGACGGCGAGCGGCTGTGCGCCACCCATGCCGCCGGCGCCGCCCGTGAGGGTGAGGGTGCCGGCGAGGGTCCCGCCGAAGCGCTTGTCGGCGATCGCGGCGAAGGTCTCGTAGGTGCCCTGGAGGATGCCCTGCGTGCCGATGTAGATCCACGAGCCGGCGGTCATCTGTCCGTACATCGTGAGGCCCTCGGCCTCGAGCTTGCGGAACTCGGGCCACGTCGCCCAGTCGCCGACGAGGTTGGAGTTCGCGATGAGGACGCGCGGTGCCCACTCGTGCGTGCGGAAGACGCCGACGGGCTTGCCGGACTGCACGAGCAGGGTCGCGTCGGCCTCCAGGCCTTCGAGGGTGCGGACGATCGCGTCGTACGCCTCCCAGTTGCGGGCCGCCTTGCCGGTGCCGCCGTAGACGACGAGGTCCTCCGGGTGCTCGGCGACCTCGGGGTCGAGGTTGTTCATGAGCATCCGGAGCGGGCCCTCGGTCTGCCAGCTCTTGGCGGTGAGGGTGGTGCCGCGAGCGGCGCGGATGGTCCGGGGAGCGTGTGCCGAGTCGGTCATGCGCTCAGTCCACTCCGCCGGGGGTCGCCCGGCGAGTGCTGTCGATCACCTGGTGTCTGGTCCCCCAGACATCGAGCCGTCGAGGACCAGGGAGCCCTGGCCGCTACGGGAGGGTGACGAGCAAGCCGCCGCGGTGCGCGTCGAACGCGACCGTCGTCGCCATGCCGAACGCGTCTCCGTCGAGTTCGAGGTCCTGCGCCTCCTCCACCCGGACCGTCAGCGCCTCCGCCCGCAGGTTCGTCACCGTGTTCGCGCCGCGACCCTCGGTGAACCGGATCATCCGACGACCGACCGCCGTCCGTCGCAGCACCCGGTTCTCCCACGTCACCTTCCGCCACACGAGCAACCAGCCGAACGCGCCCCTCGGCTGCAGCACCGCCACGTCGAGGAAGCCGTCGTCGAGCTCGGCGTCCGGCATGAGCTGCACCCCGCCCTGCAGCGTGCCGCAGTTGCCGACGAGCACGGAACTCACCGTCGCCGCATGCTGCCGGTGCCCGCGCAGCTGGTAGTGGATGCGGAACGGTGCCGCCGTGATGATCGAGCGGAGGCCCGACTCGACATACGCGAGCCAGCCGAGCGACTTCTTCAGATCCGGGTTGGCGGTGGAGATCATCATCGCGTCGATCCCCATGCCGGCCATCACGACGAAGGCGTGCTCCTCCTCGGAGCCGTCGGGGCGCGTGATCATGGCCACGCCGATGTCGATGGCCCGCGTCTCGCCCGTGAAGGCCGTCGCGATCGCGGCCGTCTGGTCGCCGAGCGGCAGCTTCAGGTTCCGCGCCAACAGGTTGCCGGTGCCCGAGGGTATGAGGGTCAGCGGCACCCCGCTCCCGCGCAGTCCCTCCGCGACGGCGCGCACCGTCCCGTCGCCACCGGCCGCGAGCACGACCCGTGCGCCGTCGAGGACCGCACGTCGCGCCTGCCCGACACCGGGATCCTCGACACTCGTCTCGTAGAGGTGCGGTGCCGCCCACCCCGCCTCCTGCGAGCGGGCCTCGAGGGCGCTCCGCAACCGGGTGGCGTCGACCTTCACCGGGTTGTACACGAGCGCTGCGTGCGGGGGAGTCGGCATGGCCCAACGGTACTGTCCCGGGGCTCTGGCGCCGACCTCGATCGCTAGACTTGCCGGGTGATCGATCCCGTACTCCTCCGCGAACAGCCAGAAGTCCTCCGAGCGTCGCAGCTGAAGCGAGGGTCCTCCGTCGACCTCGTCGACCAGGCGATCGACGCCGACACCGCACGCCGCTCCGCCATCACCGGGTTCGAGGAGCTCCGCGCCGAGCAGAACGCCTTCGGCAAGCAGGTCGCCAAGGCCCCCAAGGAGGAGAAGGCTGCACTCGTCGCCCAGGCGCAGCAGCTCTCCGCCCGCGTGAAGGAGGCCCAGCAGGTCGCGACGGAGGCCGAGGCCTACTTCGCCGACATCGCCGGACAGATCCAGAACCCCGTCCTCGACGGCGTGCCCGCCGGTGGCGAGGCCGACTTCATCACGCTCCGCGAGGTCGGTGAACGCCCCACCTTCGACTTCACCCCGCGCGACCACCTCGAGCTCGGCGAGCTCCTCGGCGCCATCGACATGCAGCGCGGCACCAAGGTCAGCGGCTCGCGCTTCTACTTCCTCCGCGGTATCGGCGCGCGTCTCGAGATCGCCCTCATGAACCTCGCGCTCGACCGCGCGCTCGAGGCCGGCTTCGTCCCCCTCATCACCCCGACGCTCGTGCGCCCCGAGATCATGAAGGGCACCGGCTTCCTCGGCGAGCACGCCGACGAGGTGTACCAGATCGCCGGCGAAGACCTCTTCCTCACCGGCACGAGCGAGGTGGCGCTCGCCGGCTACCACTCCGACGAGATCCTCGACCTCGAGCAGGGTGCGCTCCGCTACGCCGGCTGGTCCACCTGCTACCGCAAGGAGGCCGGCTCGTACGGCCGCGACACCCGCGGCATCATCCGCGTGCACCAGTTCAACAAGCTGGAGATGTTCGTCTACACCAAGCCGGAGGACGCTGCGGCGGAGCACGAGCGCCTGCTGTCCTACCAGGAGGCCATGCTGCAGTCGCTCGGCCTCAGCTACCGGGTCATCGACACGGCGGCCGGCGACCTCGGTTCGAGCGCCGCCCGCAAGTTCGACGTCGAGGCCTGGGTGCCGACGCAGGATGCGTTCCGCGAGCTCACCAGCACCTCCAACTGCACCACGTACCAGGCTCGCCGCCTCGACACCCGGTACCGCACGGAGTCGGGCAAGACCACGCCGGTCGCGACGCTCAACGGCACGCTCGCGACGACCCGGTGGATCGTCGCGATCCTCGAGACGCACCAGCAGGAGGACGGCAGCGTCGTCATCCCGGAGGTGCTCCGGCCCTACCTGGGCGGGCTCGACGTGGCGCGGCCGATCCGATGACGTCCGAGACGACGCCCGCGCAGCCGGCCGCGACCTCGCCCCGGCTGCTCGTCGCGCTCGACATCGACGGCACCGTCCTGCACGAGGACGGCTCGCTCAGCCTGTCCGTCGCCGACGAGGTCCGCCGCGTGGTCGCCCTCGGCCACGTCGTCACCCTCGCCACCGGTCGGAGCTGGGAGAGCACCCGTCCCGTCCTCGAAGACCTCGAGTTGACGCCGCAGTACGTCGTCTGCGCGAACGGTGCGCTCATCATGAAGCGCGACGAGTCGAAGCCCGACGCCTACGAGCGCTTCTTCATGGAGACCTTCGACCCGACGGAGGTGCTCGGCCTCATCCAGCCGCACCTGTCCGAGGGCAGCTACATGGTCGAGTACCCCGACGGCTTCCGCAAGTACACGGTCGGCATGGAGGACTGGAACCTCGAGAACGCCGTCGAGGTGCCGTTCGAGGAGCTCGTCACGAGTCCGGTCACCCGCGTCGTCGTGGTGTCGCCGAGTCACGACGAGGAGGAGTTCCTCCGCATCGTCGACCGCATCGGCCTCAGCCAGGTGAGCTATGCGATCGGGTGGACGGCCTGGCTCGACATCGCCCCGAAGGGCGTCAACAAGGCGACCGCGCTCGAGCGGGTCCGGCAGTGGCTGGGCTTCGAGCGTTCGCAGATGGTCGCGGTCGGCGACGGCCGCAACGACGTCGACATGCTCGGCTGGGCGGCCGACGGCGGCCGTGGTGTCGCCATGGGTCA is part of the Plantibacter sp. Leaf314 genome and encodes:
- a CDS encoding diacylglycerol kinase family protein, with translation MPTPPHAALVYNPVKVDATRLRSALEARSQEAGWAAPHLYETSVEDPGVGQARRAVLDGARVVLAAGGDGTVRAVAEGLRGSGVPLTLIPSGTGNLLARNLKLPLGDQTAAIATAFTGETRAIDIGVAMITRPDGSEEEHAFVVMAGMGIDAMMISTANPDLKKSLGWLAYVESGLRSIITAAPFRIHYQLRGHRQHAATVSSVLVGNCGTLQGGVQLMPDAELDDGFLDVAVLQPRGAFGWLLVWRKVTWENRVLRRTAVGRRMIRFTEGRGANTVTNLRAEALTVRVEEAQDLELDGDAFGMATTVAFDAHRGGLLVTLP
- the serS gene encoding serine--tRNA ligase, with amino-acid sequence MIDPVLLREQPEVLRASQLKRGSSVDLVDQAIDADTARRSAITGFEELRAEQNAFGKQVAKAPKEEKAALVAQAQQLSARVKEAQQVATEAEAYFADIAGQIQNPVLDGVPAGGEADFITLREVGERPTFDFTPRDHLELGELLGAIDMQRGTKVSGSRFYFLRGIGARLEIALMNLALDRALEAGFVPLITPTLVRPEIMKGTGFLGEHADEVYQIAGEDLFLTGTSEVALAGYHSDEILDLEQGALRYAGWSTCYRKEAGSYGRDTRGIIRVHQFNKLEMFVYTKPEDAAAEHERLLSYQEAMLQSLGLSYRVIDTAAGDLGSSAARKFDVEAWVPTQDAFRELTSTSNCTTYQARRLDTRYRTESGKTTPVATLNGTLATTRWIVAILETHQQEDGSVVIPEVLRPYLGGLDVARPIR
- a CDS encoding allantoate amidohydrolase; protein product: MTDGLLAHGRLAGLDEIAGVGVDPARGGYSRHVWTPAEFELREWFTARAARLGLDVETDRNGNLWAWWGTPGPDAVVTGSHLDSVPGGGAFDGPLGVVSALDAVARLQATGFQPSRPVAVVVFAEEEGSRFGVACLGSRLLSGAITADAARALTDADGITVAEAAAAAGLAPEHLGRDDEALARIGLFIELHVEQGRGLIDLDSPTAVASSILAHGRWRLRVSGQGNHAGATGMRERRDPVVAAARAILAVEQAALATDDARATVGRMRIVPGGTNVIASEVDAWVDARAATDTETRALVADIGARVQEAVADSGCAAELIEESWSGVVEFDPELAARLAGTLGGVPLLPTGAGHDAGVLNGAVPTAMVFVRNPTGVSHSPEEFAETADCVAGVEALETLLRSVL
- the hutU gene encoding urocanate hydratase, producing MTDSAHAPRTIRAARGTTLTAKSWQTEGPLRMLMNNLDPEVAEHPEDLVVYGGTGKAARNWEAYDAIVRTLEGLEADATLLVQSGKPVGVFRTHEWAPRVLIANSNLVGDWATWPEFRKLEAEGLTMYGQMTAGSWIYIGTQGILQGTYETFAAIADKRFGGTLAGTLTLTGGAGGMGGAQPLAVTLNEGVVLIVDVDPSRLQRRVEHRYLDEMTDDLDDAVARVLAAKAERRALSVGLVGNAATVFPELLRRGVAIDIVTDQTSAHDPLAYLPEDTALADWQSESTTDAADFTTRSRLAMAKQVEAMVGFQDAGAEVFDYGNSIRAEAKLGGYARAFDFPGFVPAYIRPLFAEGKGPFRWAALSGDPADIAATDRAILELFPEDEKLRRWITSAGEKIAFEGLPARICWLGYQERHLAGLKFNEMVASGELSAPVVIGRDHLDSGSVASPYRETEAMADGSDAIADWPLLNALLNTASGATWVSIHHGGGVGIGRSIHAGQVIVADGTPLAAEKIARVLVNDPGTGVMRHVDAGYERAAEVARERGLRVPMWEGE
- a CDS encoding HAD family hydrolase; protein product: MTSETTPAQPAATSPRLLVALDIDGTVLHEDGSLSLSVADEVRRVVALGHVVTLATGRSWESTRPVLEDLELTPQYVVCANGALIMKRDESKPDAYERFFMETFDPTEVLGLIQPHLSEGSYMVEYPDGFRKYTVGMEDWNLENAVEVPFEELVTSPVTRVVVVSPSHDEEEFLRIVDRIGLSQVSYAIGWTAWLDIAPKGVNKATALERVRQWLGFERSQMVAVGDGRNDVDMLGWAADGGRGVAMGQAPEEVLAVASEVTGTVTDDGLSQLLRSISG